One stretch of Atribacteraceae bacterium DNA includes these proteins:
- a CDS encoding transposase: protein MDMKKGLRKAAEAVFPSARVVVDPFPVIADSNKRMDEARRIEQDVHRRRKGQIPKKIFLVGREKLTEKGRQRVDTLLENKRAG, encoded by the coding sequence ATCGACATGAAGAAGGGGCTAAGGAAGGCAGCTGAGGCAGTATTTCCCTCGGCCAGGGTAGTGGTCGACCCGTTCCCTGTAATCGCCGACTCGAATAAGCGGATGGACGAAGCCAGAAGAATAGAGCAAGACGTACACCGAAGGAGGAAGGGGCAGATACCGAAGAAGATATTCCTCGTAGGCAGGGAAAAGCTCACTGAGAAGGGCAGGCAAAGGGTGGATACACTTCTGGAAAACAAAAGAGCCGGTTAG